The following proteins come from a genomic window of Anopheles ziemanni chromosome 3, idAnoZiCoDA_A2_x.2, whole genome shotgun sequence:
- the LOC131286423 gene encoding probable salivary secreted peptide has translation MKCATIFTVLAVLGVSSLAVAQTHNYFFGSRVPYDTLVNQTTAIQTSSFLRVKTVDVEYPLKGQRGRNITAIYVYDRLGGGRGGFASIIGGGIGQNYTRIHLKTQRGNGMNFQVEIYGR, from the coding sequence ATGAAGTGCGCCACCATCTTTACCGTGCTGGCCGTGCTCGGCGTCAGCTCCCTGGCGGTCGCCCAGACGCACAACTACTTCTTCGGCTCCCGCGTGCCTTACGACACCCTCGTCAACCAGACGACCGCCATCCAAACCTCGTCGTTTCTGCGCGTCAAAACGGTCGACGTGGAGTACCCGCTGAAGGGACAGCGTGGACGTAACATTACCGCCATCTACGTGTATGACCGGCTCGGCGGAGGCCGGGGTGGATTCGCCAGCATCATTGGCGGCGGCATCGGCCAGAACTACACCCGGATCCATCTGAAGACGCAGCGCGGCAATGGCATGAACTTCCAGGTGGAAATCTACGGTCGATAA
- the LOC131285576 gene encoding uncharacterized protein LOC131285576, producing the protein MRQMRRRSRMKVLKILQSFSQGTFITFLLLVFGVDCMGAPGYLDFDNLPETNFTCAGKVIGGYYADLEASCQMFHVCTIGQGDEPMDIKFLCLNGTVFDQETRVCERVDEVDCSKSEKFYYLNLELYGNTIIPSPEDGSSEEDGSDGGDSSSTTSTTTTTTTTTTTTTARPPTTTTPSRRFIFNNNNSNKGFTQPISSSTIATPMHAYSSTSPKTPSEQEEDYEYEDEEYGEEKPADQDSVVVPALEEDGSFSPQQFTLQQQQQQGGQPKTEPPTKAGGVKPAVSFQQQHFQNGGTLAVTNSHVTVTTHTTGGGQVGGNNDATPSSGAKAKPVPSQPPLTHKQKQQLEHQKRQQQEQLLQQQAITKQHEELQKRQQEAAVKQQQKAYQQQQKQVQQHEAEIKNHQAQLLLHTQKINRQQQKPNVPPSATPATQRPPFAGGANGFGVSQQQQQQQQTQAPKRIPLLASQSPLALPTPVSPLTPFRLRAQGFKLPPSVAPQMSPQQRQDILRQQQHQLQQQQQQQQQQQQQQQHHHHQQEERFEGYRRQPPPQYPVRFQVPLHLPFEQQLRNQKDISLQFDPEVEDLTQIPQHKELKRSDPPFHNHSLGKPANGGSSKEQGSGTIAVSEWKIDGNLPPQQQQKETEVTIGSGGAGQEPVVEYDYDEDYSSDGDETDAGNNPNLDSVKSNTNSEFVITRNTSPGKSGEDRHPKELTGSVTSRDGRPSTNPSASSSSNNRISSSTGSNSGSVNSYIDRNSKKSPSSSSSSSSGNTSRFIINNEHHKSSSSPPRVQPSARSGTAPGTPGVSGLPKVIVTTSTSIRDNHGRTINYSITSNGGGSLSSTVQPATSTTVGPRSSKAPPSSVRGYDEYKESDVLSDPFFLDVPRTGGGGGSPRPRARRSLSTSANRSRRKRFMLVVPLFM; encoded by the exons ATGCGACAG ATGCGGAGACGATCCAGAATGAAGGTTCTAAAGATATTGCAGTCCTTTTCGCAAG GAACGTTCAtaacgtttttgctgcttgTCTTCGGCGTCGATTGCATGGGTGCACCTGGG TACCTGGACTTTGACAATCTGCCGGAGACGAACTTTACGTGCGCGGGCAAAGTGATCGGTGGTTACTATGCCGATCTGGAAGCGTCCTGCCAGATGTTCCACGTTTGCACCATCGGCCAGGGCGACGAACCGATGGACATCAAGTTCCTCTGCCTCAACGGGACGGTGTTCGACCAGGAGACGCGCGTCTGCGAGCGCGTCGACGAGGTCGACTGTTCCAAGTCGGAGAAGTTTTACTACCTAAACCTGGAGCTGTATGGGAACACGATTATTCCGTCACCGGAAG ATGGCAGCTCCGAAGAAGATGGAAGCGATGGGGGCGACTCCTCGTCCACCACGTCAACAACGACCACAACTACAACAACCACTACGACGACCACAGCCAGGCCACCGACAACGACGACACCTTCGCgaagatttattttcaacaacaacaacagtaacAAGGGCTTCACGCAACCGATATCGTCCTCGACGATAGCGACCCCAATGCACGCCTACTCCAGTACCTCCCCGAAAACTCCATCCGAGCAGGAGGAGGACTACGAGTACGAAGACGAAGAGTACGGCGAGGAAAAGCCGGCCGATCAGGACTCGGTCGTCGTGCCTGCCCTGGAGGAGGATGGCAGTTTCTCTCCGCAGCAGTTTACactccaacaacaacagcagcagggtGGTCAACCAAAAACGGAACCCCCGACGAAAGCCGGAGGTGTCAAACCGGCCGTGTccttccagcagcagcacttcCAAAACGGTGGTACACTTGCGGTGACCAACTCGCATGTCACGGTAACGACGCATACGACGGGCGGGGGTCAGGTGGGGGGCAACAACGACGCTACCCCCAGCAGTGGCGCGAAAGCTAAGCCGGTACCTTCGCAACCTCCGCTGACGCACAAGCAGAAGCAACAGCTGGAGCACCAGAAGCGCCAACAGCAGGAGCAGTTGCTTCAGCAGCAAGCCATCACCAAGCAGCATGAAGAATTGCAAAAACGGCAGCAGGAGGCGGCCgtcaagcagcagcagaaggcttaccagcagcagcagaaacagGTTCAGCAGCACGAGGCCGAAATCAAGAACCATCAGGCGCAACTGTTGCTGCATACGCAGAAAATCAACCGTCAACAGCAGAAGCCAAACGTTCCCCCATCGGCCACCCCGGCAACCCAGCGGCCACCGTTTGCTGGGGGAGCGAATGGTTTTGGGGTaagtcagcagcagcagcagcagcagcaaacacaAGCACCAAAGAGAATACCGCTGCTTGCCTCACAGTCGCCTCTGGCATTGCCTACTCCTGTCTCCCCGTTGACACCGTTCCGGTTGAGGGCTCAGGGTTTTAAGCTCCCTCCATCGGTGGCCCCTCAGATGTCGCCCCAGCAAAGACAAGACATACTacggcagcaacagcatcaactacaacagcaacaacagcagcaacaacaacaacagcagcagcagcagcatcatcaccatcagcaagAAGAGCGCTTCGAAGGCTACCGAAGACAACCACCACCTCAG TATCCGGTTCGTTTTCAGGTACCGCTGCACCTTCCCTTCGAGCAGCAGCTGCGCAACCAGAAGGACATATCGCTCCAGTTCGATCCGGAAGTCGAAGACCTTACGCAGATCCCGCAGCACAAGGAGCTGAAGCGATCGGATCCCCCCTTCCACAACCATAGCCTCGGTAAGCCGGCTAATGGTGGAAGCTCGAAGGAACAAGGCTCGGGAACGATCGCGGTCAGTGAGTGGAAGATTGATGGCAACCTACcgcctcagcagcagcagaaggagACGGAGGTGACGATCGGAAGTGGTGGTGCCGGTCAGGAGCCGGTAGTGGAGTACGATTATGACGAGGACTACAGCTCCGATGGGGACGAAACGGACGCTGGCAATAACCCTAACCTAGATAGCGTTAAGTCGAACACCAATAGTGAATTTGTTATCACCAGGAATACATCGCCCGGTAAGAGCGGAGAGGATCGCCACCCGAAGGAGCTCACTGGTAGTGTAACTAGCAGAGATGGTAGACCTAGTACTAATCCTAGCGCAAGTAGTTCTAGTAATAATAGAATTAGTAGTAGCACAGGCAGCAATAGTGGTAGCGTTAATAGTTACATCGATCGTAATTCTAAGAAGTCccctagcagcagcagcagcagcagcagtggcaACACTAGTAGATTTATCATCAACAATGAGCACCACAAGAGCAGCAGTTCGCCCCCTCGCGTTCAACCTTCCGCTCGTAGTGGCACCGCTCCGGGGACTCCCGGAGTGTCCGGGCTGCCCAAAGTGATCGTGACGACCAGCACCTCCATCCGGGACAACCATGGTCGCACGATCAACTACTCGATCACCAGCAATGGCGGTGGTTCCCTGTCGAGCACCGTGCAGCCGGCCACTTCCACGACCGTGGGACCACGATCCTCCAAAGCGCCACCGTCCTCAGTCCGGGGTTACGACGAGTACAAAGAGAGTGACGTCCTAAGTGATCCGTTCTTCCTGGACGTGCCGCGCACGGGAGGCGGCGGTGGTAGTCCACGGCCGAGAGCCCGCAGGTCATTGTCGACCAGCGCCAACCGATCGCGCCGAAAGCGATTCATGCTGGTTGTTCCTCTTTTCATGTGA